Genomic DNA from Lutibacter sp. A80:
TATTAAAGACACATTTCATAAAGAAATGGATGAGCTAAATACTGAAAATTTCTATAAACCTTTAGGTTCAAATACACTCACCTACAATCCATTAGAAAAGTTTAACGCAAATGAAATTGCTCCTACAGAGATAGATGATTATTACAGACACCAAACGTTAAGAGGTTATGTTCACGATATGGGAGCAGGAATGATGAATGGCGTTAGTGGTAATGCTGGCTTATTTTCAAATTCTAATGATGTTGCTAAAATCATGCAAATGTACCTACAAAAAGGATTTTATGGAGGTAAAAAATATTTTGAAAGCAAAACCATAGATAAGTTTAACCACAGATATTATGAGAAAGATAGTATAAGAAGAGGACTTGGATTTGATAAACCTAGCTTAGACCCAGAAATTAAAGCAAGTAGTAAATACGCTTCTTCTAATAGTTTTGGACATAGTGGATTTACAGGGACTTTTGCATGGGCAGATCCAGATAATGGAATTTTGTATGTATTTTTATCTAACAGAGTTCACCCTATTATGAGTAATAATAAACTCGGAGAAAAAGATATAAGAAGTGAAATTCATAATTTAATATACGAAGCTATAAAACAAGAATAAACAATCTTAAAATTTATTTTATGATTTTTTTAACAAAACACATTAATTTTATTTAAATTAATTCGTATATTTGTAGAGATAAGTTGAAAGACTTATCAATCTTTTTCATAGCAATTTTCCTCACTCATTTTTGAGTGAGGTTTCTTTTTTTAGACACCTTCCTTTTTTTCTCATACCTTTGTAAACTATAAATAAAAAAATATGATTTTAAACATTCCATATACTGAATGGGTTGGCTATTTAGCCTCTCTAGCACTTATCATTTCATTTTTAATGAAAAACATTTCAACACTAAGAATTATAAACTCTATTGGTGCAATATTATTTGTGATTTATGGCTTCATGCTAGAAATATCATGGCCTATTATTATCACCAATACTTTTATTTTAATGGCAAATATTTACTATTTAACCATTAAAAGGAAGCAAGCTGTAAAAGAATCAATCTAAAACACTCGAACAATTGAAACGTATAATTGTTTCTGTCACTAACGACTTAACAACAGACCAACGTGTAGCTAAAGTTTGCAATACTTTAACTAAAATGGGGTTTAGCGTGTTACTGATTGGTAGAAAATTAAAAAACAGTGAAAATATAAATAGACAGTACGATACATTTCGATTTAAACTTATATTTAATAAAGGTTTTTTGTTTTATGCAGAATACAATTTGCGTTTATTTTTTAAATTATTTTTTTTAAAAAAAGATATTTTATTAAGTAATGATTTAGACACCTTATTACCAAACTTTCTAACTAGTAAAATTTTTAAAATAAAATTAGTTTATGATAGTCACGAACTTTTTACTGAAGTTCCTGAATTAATTAACAGGCCATTTATTCAAAAATGCTGGTTAACAATTGAAAAGAATATATTACCAAATATTAAAAACTGTTATACGGTAAGCGACTCAATTAAAAACTATTATAACTTAAAATATAAAACTGATTTTATAACGATTCGAAATTTACCCATTACAATTAATAGCACTCTAAAAAAAGAACTCCCTTTTAATATAAAAAACAAAAAAATTATTTTATACCAAGGAGCTATCAATAAAGCACGTGGATTGGAATTAATGATTACAACAATGCAATTTATTGAAAATACTATTTTTGTAATTATTGGCAGTGGTGATATTGAAAAAGACTTGATTAAACAATTAAAGGTTTTAAATTTGGAAGAAAAAGTTAAACTAATTCCAAAACAATCGCCTAAAGAACTTCAGAAAATAACACCTTTAGCAGATTTAGGTATAAGCATTGAAGAGGACTTTGGTTTAAATTATAAATTCGCTTTACCTAATAAAATATTTGATTATATTCATGCAAAAGTTCCTGTACTGGTTTCAGACTTACCTGAAATGAAAAACATTATCCAAAAGCATAACGTTGGTGAAGTTATAAAAGATAGAAATCCAAAAAAATTAGCAAATCAAATTACAACTATTCTACAAAAAGATAAAGCATTTTATAATTCCAATCTAGAAAATGCAAAAAAAACACTTAATTGGGAAAACGAAAGTGAACACTTAAAAAAAATATTTAGCAATTTAAAATGATTGTTGTTTACACCGATAAAATATCAAATAGACTAACTTATACTTTAAACGTAATATTTAAAAGTATCTTAATGGTCAATTATTCATTTGTAAATTTTGAAACCTTTAAAAACTGCAAAGATTCGGTTAAAATAAATTACAGTAACCGTGTAATAAATAATTGTATTTCAATAAAACCGCATTCAATTCTTTTTGAAAACAATTTAAAAAAACAAATAATTAAAGTTGATTGGATTAAAAACATACCATATTATTTTAAGACATCTGAAAACACAGATTTTAATTACGATATTTTTGCAAGTACGTTTTATATAGTAAGTAGATACGAAGAATATTTTAAAACTGAACTCGACTGCCACAACAGATTTAAAGCTGAAAATTCACTTGCTTTTAAAAACAACTTTTTAGAAATACCTATTGCTAATTTATGGGCTCAAGAATTAAAAAAAGAAATTGTAGAAAAGTATCAGAATATTAGTTTCCCTAAATTAAACTATAGATTTATAAACACAATAGACATAGATGTTGCTTACGCATACAAAGGAAAGGGCTTAGTGCGTTTTACCGGAGGTTTTTTAAAAGCGATGCTTAAACTTAATTTTTCGGAAGTTATAAACAGATGTAATTACCTATTAAAAAATAAAGATATTTTTAACACCTATTCTAAAATTATTAAGCTTCAAAAAAAACATAACACAGAAAATTACTACTTTATAAATTTAGGTGATAACAAAAAATTCGATAAAAACATATCTTATAAAAAAAAGGCCTTAATTCAATTAATAGAACAATTAAATACTGAATTAAACACCACTATTGGAATTCATCCTTCGTATGCATCAAATTTTGAATATCCAAAAATTAAGATTGAAAAAGAACGATTAGAAAAAATCACAAAAAAACAAATAACAAAAAGTAGGCAACATTTTTTATTATTAAAACATCCTGAAACTTACCAACAGCTTATTAATTATGGCATTACACACGACTACACAATGGGTTATGCCAGTAAAGTAGGTTTTAGAGCAGGAATTTGTAATACCTATCCGTTTTTTGACATTTTTAAAAACAAGCAAGAAAAATTGCTTATCACTCCCTTTCAAATTATGGATGGCACTTTAAATAAATACGAAAATTTAAGTCCAGAACAAGCTACTAAAAAAATTAAAGAAATTAGTACTGTTATTAAAAATGTAAATGGGACATTTGTAACACTTTGGCATAATTCCTCTTTAAGTGAAAAAAATGAATGGGAAAACTGGACAGAAGTTTATGAAAACTTACTTATAAATACTAAAGAGAATTAGAAACTTATTTTTATTTTTTACTAGCATAGATTTTACAAAAATACCCTAACTTATAAATATCGAATAAAAACAAAGAAGGGCTTTTACTTAACAAATTATATCTTAGTATTCTTTCAAAAATCTTAAAAAACACAGAAACAATCCAAATTAACTTTAGATTTCTTAAAAGCCTAAAAACTTTTATTATTTTCAAATTTTCACCATTTAAAATCCCTTTTAAATTTAAATAAGTTAAATTCCTAATAGCTTCTCTAGTCTTATTTAGAAAAACCAAACTATTCTCAATTCCTAAGTGAAAAACAGGGTTTTTAATATGTAAAATTACAATTGAATTCAACTTTAAATCTTCAATAAAAAGAACATCTTCATAACCATAATCAACAATATTTTCATTAAATTTTAAACTGTTAAAAATTGACTTATGGATTAATAAATTAGCTCCAGTAACAAATTGATAAGGATTTTTTTTTCTTGTTTCAACAGAAATTTCTTCACGTTTTTTACCATAAACCCACCTTAAAAGTTTTTCTTTTTCAGGTCGTTCGTTTTTATAGACCAAACCTCCACAAAACACTTTAGCTTTCTGCAAGTTTAATAAATCTAAATACGCTTTTATAAAAAATTTATTTTGAGGGAACACATCGGCATCTAAAAACAACAACCAATTATAATTAGCTTTGTTTACTAATAAATTTCTTATTTTACTTCTACCAATATTGTTTTTTAATGAAATTAATTGTGTATTTGAAAACAGATTAATCGACTTGTTTTCTTGTACAAATTCAGTTGAAGCATCGCAAATACAAATTATTTCATAATTAATATTCACTTGTTCCAGTTGTTGATGAATAGTTTCAACAAGAGTTGTTGTATTGTAATTAAATATTGGAATTAATACTGAAATCATTATTACGAAGCTCCCTTCTGCTGCACAACCTCAAACAATTCTCCACCTTCACATTTAATAGTTTTATGTGGATATTTTAAAATAAGTGCATAATCATGAGTTGCCATTAAAATAGTTTTTCCGGCATTGTGTATTTCATTTAATACGTTCATAACACCTACAGAAGTTGCTGGGTCTAAATTTCCAGTTGGCTCATCGGCTAAAATTAAATCTGGATCATTTAACAAAGCCCGTGCAATTGCAACACGCTGTTGTTCTCCACCAGATAGTTGAAAAGCCATTTTAAAACCTTTAGTTTCCATACCAACTTTAGCTAATACCTCATTAATTTTAGATTCTATTTTAGAAGCATCTTTCCAACCAGTTGCTTTTAAAACAAATTTTAAATTTTCGAATACATTTCTATCATTCAATAATTTAAAATCCTGAAAAACAATTCCTAATTTTCTACGTAAAAATGGAATTTCCTTTTCTTTTAGCGTATTTAAATCAAAACCTACAATTTTACCTATTCCTTTATCTAAATTTAAATCTCCATATAAAGTTTTCATTAAACTACTTTTCCCACTTCCTGTTTTACCAATTAAATACACAAATTCACCCGTATTTATTGTAAGGTTTACATTAGATAGAACTAAATTTTCACGTTGAAAAATTTCAGCATTTTGTAAGGAAAGTATCGCTTCTGACATTTAAAAATGATTTTTAACAAATCTATATATTTAATTATAATTTTTCAACATCTAAACAACTAATAATTAATTAATTTAAAATTGCACAATTAAAATTTAAAATTTAAGGTATAGTTTTTGTTATATTTATTTAATAAAAAAACGAATTGCATATGCAATTTTGAAAAAAAATTGCGTTATTAGATTATAGTTTTAAACTTTCAATTTTTATTAGAATGAATTATAAAAATAGTGTATTACCTTTTATCATATTTTTTATCTTCGGAGTTGCTACAGCTCAAAAATCAGCTATTTACACCAACCCTCTTAAAGAATACAATCACGCAGTTGAATTATATCAAAACAAAGCATATGTTGCTGCTCAACACAAATTTAATGCCCTAACAAGCGAATTTGACACTACATCTGAGCTAAAAGCGAATTGCGAATATTATGCTGCCAATTGTGCTATTGTTTTAGGACAACGAAATTCTGATGATTTAATGCAAGAATTTGTTGATAAATACCCAACAAGTAACAAAAGAAATGGCGCATTTTTAGATGTTGCAAATTATTATTTTAAAGTTGGTAAATATTCATATGCCTCAAAATGGTATAAAAAAGTAAATACCACAAACCTATCTTTAAAACAAGAAGAAACCTATAACTTTAAATATGCATATTCTTTGTTTGCAACTAAAAATTATAGCGAATCTAAAAATTATTTCATAAACCTATTAGACTCTCAAGAATATGGCGCTCAAGCTAAATACTACTATGGGTTTATTGCTTACAATCAAGATGATTACGATACTGCTGGAAAATATTTAGAAGAGGTTGAAGATGATACTTCATTTAAAAAAAATGTGTCTTATTATTTAGCAGACATGAATTTTAAATTAGGAAAATTTGAATTAGCTATTGAAAAAGGTGAACCTTTATTAGAAAGAGCTAGAGGATTAGAACATTCTGAAATTTCTAAAATTGTAGGTGAAAGCTATTTTAACCTTCATAAATATGATGAGGCTATTCCTCATTTAAAAAACTACAAAGGAAAACGTGGAAAGTGGAACAATACCGATTATTATTTATTGGGATATTCGTACTACAAACAAAACGATTTTGAAAATGCTATAAACAATTTCAATAAAATAATTGATGGTAATAATGGTGTAGCTCAAAACGCATACTATCACTTAGCTGAATGTTACTTAAAGTTAGAACAAAAAAATGAAGCTTTAAATGCTTTTAGAAATGCAGCTCAAATGAAATTTGAACCTGAAATTCAAAAAGATGCTTGGTTAAATTATGCTAAACTTAGTTACCAAATAGGGAATCCTTATAAAAGTGTCCCAGAAGTATTGCAAGAATATATAGAATTGTATCCAAAATCTGTTCATAAAGATGAAATTGACAACCTTATAATTAGTGCCTATATTACTTCTAAAGATTACAAAGGAGCTCTAGAATTTTTAAAAAACAAAAAAGGAACAAAGGAACAAGCCTTATTTCAAAAAGTTGCATTTTATAGAGGCTCAGAACTTTTTTCTGAAGGAGCTTACAGTCAAGCTAAAGAAAACTTTGAAAATTCTTTAACGGTAGCCTTAGATGAAACTATTACGGCAAAAGCAACTTTTTGGAAAGG
This window encodes:
- a CDS encoding uroporphyrinogen decarboxylase produces the protein MILNIPYTEWVGYLASLALIISFLMKNISTLRIINSIGAILFVIYGFMLEISWPIIITNTFILMANIYYLTIKRKQAVKESI
- a CDS encoding cell division ATP-binding protein FtsE, giving the protein MSEAILSLQNAEIFQRENLVLSNVNLTINTGEFVYLIGKTGSGKSSLMKTLYGDLNLDKGIGKIVGFDLNTLKEKEIPFLRRKLGIVFQDFKLLNDRNVFENLKFVLKATGWKDASKIESKINEVLAKVGMETKGFKMAFQLSGGEQQRVAIARALLNDPDLILADEPTGNLDPATSVGVMNVLNEIHNAGKTILMATHDYALILKYPHKTIKCEGGELFEVVQQKGAS
- a CDS encoding polysaccharide deacetylase family protein, encoding MIVVYTDKISNRLTYTLNVIFKSILMVNYSFVNFETFKNCKDSVKINYSNRVINNCISIKPHSILFENNLKKQIIKVDWIKNIPYYFKTSENTDFNYDIFASTFYIVSRYEEYFKTELDCHNRFKAENSLAFKNNFLEIPIANLWAQELKKEIVEKYQNISFPKLNYRFINTIDIDVAYAYKGKGLVRFTGGFLKAMLKLNFSEVINRCNYLLKNKDIFNTYSKIIKLQKKHNTENYYFINLGDNKKFDKNISYKKKALIQLIEQLNTELNTTIGIHPSYASNFEYPKIKIEKERLEKITKKQITKSRQHFLLLKHPETYQQLINYGITHDYTMGYASKVGFRAGICNTYPFFDIFKNKQEKLLITPFQIMDGTLNKYENLSPEQATKKIKEISTVIKNVNGTFVTLWHNSSLSEKNEWENWTEVYENLLINTKEN
- a CDS encoding glycosyltransferase, whose amino-acid sequence is MKRIIVSVTNDLTTDQRVAKVCNTLTKMGFSVLLIGRKLKNSENINRQYDTFRFKLIFNKGFLFYAEYNLRLFFKLFFLKKDILLSNDLDTLLPNFLTSKIFKIKLVYDSHELFTEVPELINRPFIQKCWLTIEKNILPNIKNCYTVSDSIKNYYNLKYKTDFITIRNLPITINSTLKKELPFNIKNKKIILYQGAINKARGLELMITTMQFIENTIFVIIGSGDIEKDLIKQLKVLNLEEKVKLIPKQSPKELQKITPLADLGISIEEDFGLNYKFALPNKIFDYIHAKVPVLVSDLPEMKNIIQKHNVGEVIKDRNPKKLANQITTILQKDKAFYNSNLENAKKTLNWENESEHLKKIFSNLK
- a CDS encoding glycosyltransferase, translating into MISVLIPIFNYNTTTLVETIHQQLEQVNINYEIICICDASTEFVQENKSINLFSNTQLISLKNNIGRSKIRNLLVNKANYNWLLFLDADVFPQNKFFIKAYLDLLNLQKAKVFCGGLVYKNERPEKEKLLRWVYGKKREEISVETRKKNPYQFVTGANLLIHKSIFNSLKFNENIVDYGYEDVLFIEDLKLNSIVILHIKNPVFHLGIENSLVFLNKTREAIRNLTYLNLKGILNGENLKIIKVFRLLRNLKLIWIVSVFFKIFERILRYNLLSKSPSLFLFDIYKLGYFCKIYASKK